The Thermoleophilum album genome includes a window with the following:
- a CDS encoding HD domain-containing phosphohydrolase has translation MTMPAPSSAGSAEAVARALAAAGRLAAVAASGPGPELRMTVAAEARSVFEAERAFSIYAPDEAGRCELIAVGRGTDGTRPEASEGARTGLSRERPPSALAGEARSSEECSREELAGERARRLAAFAAELAAPVHLFGEAARKLRIALGAQAVEPLSGAEPLLLLPITSEGSQQAPVRQLLVLDRPRREPAASGELVQAFVDVARATLEHARTSGERARELARQAALTRAARTLNESLDLPRVLTQIGREAAGILEADTAAVFRVARRAPGAHELAGADSSAEMLVLEAVHGLPPEAIGLQLGYGVGAAGKVAATGRPYVTEAYERDPGAPHEFFTRLRAGLCVPMRWGGRLRGVLCVGYREPRRITAAELRTLESFAELAAVACRNASEHESLALVAHSDALTGCLNHAALQDTLAREVERCRRGGHRLSLLLLDLDHFAQINERFGHLVGDEVLRAVGYALRQTVRGFDFVGRYGGDEFALVVVDAAESEARGAAERVRGAVARAVQALGVRVTVGVTIGLAEWRPGETAAALVARAERALMYGKLRLGRDTVVSARSVPIDFALDLPQRAVEAPPAAERLISGFVEEASAQTVRLRKRTRQLSLAAALGARMAAMTDAQRIVEAVVDELHRAFGFHSCAVLRLVGDGDQLEVAAARGRVTEKAPSARLPRDAGLVGRALRERRALVARDASAEGDEFGLSAFADWDAAQSQLAVPVWVEGEPWGAVFVSEREVACFDDDDAVALQAVADLLGASLRSARLYERLERAYMGTSEALASALEAKDAYTASHSRSLVRNAEAVARKLGLDEREIENIRLGAIFHDIGKIAVPDRILNKPGPLSDAERREMEQHTVIGERILRPVEFLRDVLPIVRHEHERWDGKGYPDGLAGEEIPLGARIILVCDAYDAMTSDRPYRPALPAEVARQELARNAGTQFDPRVVSAFLALLDEREGPGGAPSEASSSAAVSS, from the coding sequence ATGACGATGCCGGCGCCGTCGTCCGCCGGCTCCGCTGAGGCTGTCGCGCGCGCGCTGGCGGCGGCCGGACGCTTGGCGGCGGTCGCAGCCAGCGGCCCCGGACCCGAGCTGCGGATGACCGTCGCGGCCGAGGCGCGCAGCGTGTTCGAAGCCGAGCGCGCCTTCTCGATCTACGCGCCGGACGAAGCGGGACGCTGCGAGCTGATCGCGGTAGGCCGCGGCACCGACGGCACGCGACCGGAAGCAAGCGAGGGTGCGCGGACCGGACTCTCGCGCGAGCGGCCACCGTCAGCGCTTGCGGGCGAAGCGCGCTCGTCTGAGGAGTGCTCGCGCGAGGAGCTCGCGGGCGAGCGGGCCCGTCGCTTGGCGGCCTTCGCCGCTGAACTCGCGGCACCAGTCCATCTCTTCGGGGAAGCGGCGCGCAAGCTGCGCATCGCGCTCGGTGCACAAGCCGTGGAGCCACTGTCGGGGGCCGAACCGCTGCTGTTGCTTCCCATCACGAGCGAAGGGAGCCAGCAAGCGCCGGTGCGCCAACTGCTGGTGCTCGATCGGCCGCGGCGCGAACCCGCTGCTTCCGGCGAGCTCGTGCAGGCGTTCGTCGATGTCGCTCGGGCGACGCTCGAGCACGCCCGCACCAGCGGCGAGCGGGCGCGCGAGCTGGCTCGGCAGGCGGCGCTCACCCGCGCTGCCCGCACGCTCAACGAGAGCCTCGACTTGCCACGCGTCCTCACCCAGATCGGTCGCGAGGCTGCTGGCATCCTCGAGGCCGACACCGCCGCCGTCTTTCGGGTCGCCCGCCGCGCGCCCGGTGCCCACGAGTTGGCCGGAGCAGACAGCAGCGCGGAGATGCTCGTGCTCGAGGCCGTTCACGGCTTGCCGCCTGAGGCGATCGGACTGCAGCTCGGTTACGGCGTGGGTGCGGCCGGCAAGGTCGCGGCTACCGGTCGACCGTACGTGACCGAGGCTTACGAGCGGGATCCCGGCGCCCCCCACGAGTTTTTCACCAGGCTGCGCGCGGGGCTCTGCGTGCCGATGCGCTGGGGCGGCCGCCTACGCGGCGTGCTCTGCGTAGGCTACCGCGAGCCGCGCCGCATCACCGCCGCCGAGCTGCGCACCCTCGAGTCGTTCGCGGAGCTGGCAGCGGTCGCCTGCCGCAACGCTTCCGAACACGAGAGCCTGGCGCTCGTGGCGCACAGCGACGCCCTCACCGGCTGCCTCAACCACGCGGCCTTGCAGGACACGCTCGCGCGCGAGGTCGAGCGCTGCCGGCGCGGCGGCCACCGCTTGTCGTTGCTATTGCTCGACCTCGATCACTTCGCGCAGATCAACGAGCGCTTCGGCCACCTGGTCGGCGACGAGGTCCTGCGTGCCGTCGGCTACGCGTTGCGCCAGACGGTGAGGGGCTTCGACTTCGTCGGGCGTTACGGCGGCGACGAGTTCGCGCTGGTGGTGGTCGATGCCGCCGAGAGCGAGGCGCGCGGCGCGGCTGAACGGGTCCGCGGCGCTGTCGCCCGCGCCGTCCAGGCGCTCGGTGTCCGGGTGACAGTGGGCGTCACGATCGGTCTTGCAGAGTGGCGTCCCGGGGAGACCGCGGCGGCTCTCGTGGCACGCGCCGAGCGCGCGCTCATGTACGGCAAGCTCCGCCTCGGACGGGACACGGTGGTGAGCGCTCGCAGCGTGCCGATCGACTTCGCGCTCGACCTGCCGCAGCGTGCTGTCGAGGCACCCCCGGCCGCCGAGCGACTGATCTCCGGCTTCGTCGAGGAGGCGAGCGCGCAGACCGTGCGTCTCCGTAAGCGAACTCGCCAACTTTCGCTGGCTGCGGCCCTCGGCGCGCGGATGGCGGCGATGACCGACGCGCAGCGCATCGTTGAAGCGGTTGTCGACGAGCTGCACCGAGCCTTCGGCTTTCACTCCTGCGCGGTCCTCCGGTTGGTGGGTGACGGCGACCAGTTGGAAGTGGCGGCGGCGCGCGGCCGGGTCACAGAGAAGGCGCCGAGCGCGCGGCTGCCGCGCGACGCCGGCTTGGTTGGCCGAGCGCTGCGCGAGCGTCGAGCGTTGGTCGCCCGCGACGCCAGCGCCGAGGGCGACGAATTCGGCCTCAGCGCGTTCGCTGATTGGGACGCCGCGCAGTCGCAGCTAGCGGTACCGGTGTGGGTGGAGGGGGAGCCGTGGGGGGCGGTTTTCGTTAGCGAGCGTGAGGTCGCGTGCTTCGACGATGACGACGCGGTCGCTCTGCAGGCGGTAGCCGACCTACTGGGAGCGTCGTTGCGCTCGGCGCGCCTCTACGAGCGTCTCGAGCGCGCCTACATGGGGACGTCCGAAGCGCTCGCCTCAGCCCTGGAGGCGAAGGACGCCTACACGGCGTCGCACTCCCGCTCACTGGTGCGCAACGCCGAAGCGGTAGCGCGCAAGCTGGGGCTCGACGAACGGGAGATCGAGAACATCCGTCTCGGCGCGATCTTTCACGACATCGGCAAGATCGCGGTTCCTGATCGAATCCTCAACAAGCCGGGTCCGCTGAGCGACGCGGAGCGCCGCGAGATGGAGCAGCACACGGTGATCGGCGAGCGCATCCTCCGGCCGGTCGAGTTTCTGCGCGACGTCTTGCCGATCGTTCGCCACGAACACGAGCGCTGGGACGGGAAGGGTTATCCCGACGGCTTGGCCGGTGAGGAGATCCCGCTCGGCGCGCGCATCATCCTCGTCTGCGACGCCTACGACGCGATGACCAGCGATCGACCCTACCGGCCCGCCCTGCCAGCGGAGGTCGCACGCCAGGAACTGGCACGGAACGCCGGTACGCAGTTCGATCCAAGGGTGGTGAGCGCGTTCCTGGCGCTGCTCGACGAACGCGAGGGTCCGGGCGGCGCCCCGAGCGAAGCCTCCTCGTCAGCAGCTGTCTCCAGCTAG
- the cobT gene encoding nicotinate-nucleotide--dimethylbenzimidazole phosphoribosyltransferase, which produces MPSERARSVERQPTNGGGPPPQRDGDETRPPRDDGTRRERDGDAAAPERPATPAGFDPTRPAERAADPAGWRLAEPARAALREVIGGRRDIRRFRPDPVPDELLRKLLEAAHMAPSVGLMQPWRFIVVRSLETRRAVRRIAQRERLRQAARFAERADDFLDQKIEGIVEAPLGICVCCDNGEPGVEVLGRGTIPETAQLSVACAIQNLWLTARAEGLGVGWVSFYRFADLRRLLGIPERVDPLAWLCVGWPDERPPRPGLEAAGWAQRLPLEAVVMEERWQPERGRAARAAMRQGAGAGGRGAATSSKAGARVAVASAVTARGAFTSAPPAMGVVAASEATAQTAVRDLLDELVKPPRGLGRLEDLATRWAAITGGPPPERLRLGVLVACGDHGHLQHGTSLFEQRVSAEVAAAAARRQTAVGALAAALDHRLIVADIGLAGPTPRGVLARKVREGTRDMTTERALKTGEVEAAIEQGRRLAAELVASGVQAIALGEIGIGNTATSSALAALALDADPDALVGRGAAMDAPGLERKRRAVRAAVERHRGAAREPLQWLEAVGGLEHCALCGALLAAAEARVPVLLDGFAVGTAALVACALQPSSWEVLIAAHRSTEPGHALVLRELGLEPLLELRLRAGEGAGAVLAARLVEATGAALARMATFAGASVTRNPRAWRAEGGH; this is translated from the coding sequence GTGCCTTCCGAGCGTGCGCGAAGTGTCGAGCGCCAGCCGACCAACGGTGGTGGACCACCCCCGCAGCGCGATGGCGATGAGACGCGCCCGCCGCGCGACGACGGGACCCGCCGCGAGCGCGACGGTGACGCGGCGGCCCCCGAGCGGCCTGCGACACCCGCTGGTTTCGACCCCACTCGACCGGCCGAACGCGCCGCCGACCCCGCCGGCTGGCGGCTCGCTGAGCCGGCGCGCGCAGCGCTGCGAGAGGTCATTGGCGGTCGCCGCGACATCCGCCGCTTCCGCCCCGACCCGGTGCCTGACGAGCTCTTGCGGAAGCTGCTGGAGGCAGCCCACATGGCGCCCTCGGTTGGCCTCATGCAGCCTTGGCGATTCATCGTCGTGCGCTCGCTCGAGACGCGGCGGGCAGTGCGGCGGATCGCACAGCGCGAGCGTCTCCGGCAAGCCGCTCGCTTTGCCGAGCGCGCCGACGATTTTCTCGACCAGAAGATCGAGGGGATCGTCGAGGCACCGCTTGGCATCTGCGTGTGCTGCGACAACGGTGAGCCCGGGGTTGAGGTTCTGGGCCGTGGCACGATCCCCGAGACCGCGCAGTTGTCGGTTGCCTGTGCGATTCAAAACCTGTGGCTGACCGCGCGTGCCGAGGGGCTCGGTGTCGGCTGGGTGAGCTTCTACCGCTTCGCCGACCTACGCCGCTTGCTCGGAATCCCCGAGCGCGTCGACCCGCTCGCCTGGCTGTGCGTGGGCTGGCCCGACGAGCGCCCGCCGCGCCCCGGCCTTGAGGCTGCGGGCTGGGCCCAGCGCTTGCCGCTCGAAGCGGTGGTGATGGAGGAGCGTTGGCAGCCCGAACGCGGGCGGGCCGCGCGCGCCGCGATGCGTCAGGGCGCCGGGGCGGGTGGGCGCGGCGCGGCAACCAGCAGCAAGGCCGGCGCGCGGGTAGCGGTGGCGAGCGCTGTGACCGCGCGCGGGGCGTTCACCAGCGCGCCGCCTGCGATGGGCGTGGTGGCCGCCAGCGAGGCGACTGCGCAGACGGCGGTTCGGGACTTGCTCGACGAGCTGGTAAAGCCGCCGCGCGGACTGGGGCGGCTCGAGGATCTCGCCACGCGCTGGGCGGCGATCACCGGTGGGCCGCCACCCGAGCGGCTGCGCCTGGGGGTGCTCGTCGCGTGCGGCGATCACGGGCACCTGCAGCACGGCACGAGCCTCTTCGAGCAGCGCGTCTCGGCGGAGGTGGCGGCGGCCGCTGCCCGCCGCCAAACGGCGGTCGGTGCGCTGGCGGCGGCGCTTGACCATCGATTGATCGTCGCCGACATCGGGCTCGCCGGGCCGACCCCGCGCGGCGTGCTAGCGCGCAAGGTGCGGGAGGGCACCCGCGACATGACGACCGAGCGGGCGCTCAAGACCGGCGAGGTCGAGGCAGCGATCGAGCAGGGTCGGCGGCTCGCCGCCGAGCTGGTCGCGAGCGGTGTGCAAGCGATCGCGCTCGGCGAGATCGGGATCGGCAACACCGCGACCTCCTCGGCGCTCGCCGCGCTGGCCCTCGATGCCGACCCAGACGCTCTGGTCGGTCGCGGCGCCGCGATGGACGCGCCCGGTCTCGAGCGCAAGCGTCGTGCCGTGCGCGCCGCTGTCGAGCGTCACCGCGGTGCAGCCCGCGAGCCGCTCCAGTGGCTCGAAGCGGTAGGGGGCCTCGAGCACTGCGCGCTGTGCGGTGCGCTGCTGGCGGCCGCCGAGGCGCGCGTGCCGGTGCTGCTCGACGGCTTCGCGGTCGGTACTGCCGCGCTGGTGGCCTGCGCGCTCCAACCCTCGAGTTGGGAGGTGCTGATCGCCGCCCACCGCTCCACTGAGCCGGGGCATGCGCTGGTATTGCGGGAGCTCGGCCTCGAGCCGCTGCTGGAACTGCGACTGCGGGCAGGCGAAGGCGCCGGTGCGGTACTCGCGGCCCGCTTGGTGGAGGCGACCGGCGCCGCGCTCGCGCGCATGGCGACCTTCGCCGGAGCTTCGGTCACGCGCAACCCGCGTGCTTGGCGAGCGGAGGGCGGGCACTGA
- the cobS gene encoding adenosylcobinamide-GDP ribazoletransferase, producing MASGGRALSGDGGAADGRLRDAAEGRPGGAAEGPPGGAADGRLRRTARAALTALADALGFLTVAPVRAKSGPPGPAAIVIFPLVGALLGALVGGVRWALDGVLGDGLAALAAAATLVAATGALHLDGLGDCADALGARDPERRRAAMSDPRLGTFGVVAVVLWLLALQTSLARLDAERALLATIAAGSCARFAALAQAATAVPARATGLGATFAPGAGTALAASVVALPGALAPALASPRGWLLGLLLLVGAGVVGLLTGLWATRALGGRSGDTLGAAIAGTEALALVAAAAALA from the coding sequence TTGGCGAGCGGAGGGCGGGCACTGAGCGGCGACGGCGGCGCCGCTGACGGGCGGCTGCGCGACGCGGCTGAGGGGCGGCCTGGCGGCGCCGCTGAGGGGCCGCCTGGCGGCGCCGCTGACGGGCGGCTGCGCCGCACCGCTCGCGCGGCGCTCACGGCCCTCGCCGACGCTCTCGGTTTCCTCACCGTCGCACCGGTGCGCGCGAAGAGCGGGCCACCGGGGCCCGCCGCGATCGTGATCTTTCCGCTCGTCGGCGCCCTGCTCGGGGCGCTGGTTGGTGGCGTGCGCTGGGCGCTCGACGGCGTGCTCGGCGACGGATTGGCGGCGCTCGCCGCCGCCGCGACCCTCGTCGCGGCGACCGGCGCCCTGCACCTCGACGGCCTCGGGGACTGCGCGGACGCGCTCGGGGCGCGCGATCCGGAGCGGCGGCGCGCGGCGATGAGCGACCCGCGGCTCGGCACGTTCGGTGTGGTCGCCGTGGTGCTCTGGCTGCTTGCGCTGCAGACGTCGCTCGCCCGCCTCGACGCCGAACGCGCGCTACTAGCGACGATCGCGGCGGGCAGTTGTGCGCGCTTCGCCGCGCTTGCTCAGGCTGCGACTGCGGTGCCGGCCCGAGCGACGGGACTCGGCGCTACTTTCGCGCCCGGAGCGGGGACCGCACTGGCCGCTTCGGTGGTGGCGCTGCCGGGAGCACTCGCCCCAGCCCTCGCCAGCCCGCGCGGCTGGTTGCTCGGCCTGCTGCTTCTGGTCGGTGCGGGGGTCGTCGGGTTGCTCACCGGACTGTGGGCGACCCGAGCGCTCGGCGGCCGCAGCGGCGACACGTTGGGGGCGGCGATCGCTGGCACCGAGGCCCTAGCGCTGGTGGCGGCAGCAGCGGCGCTGGCGTGA